One genomic window of Maribacter aquivivus includes the following:
- a CDS encoding OmpA family protein, producing MKNLHIYIILFLGIFQSVWSQDLIRANDLFEKKYYADAIALYEAALPSNKSSLVVKNLADSYYHTFDLNASARWYRYLISNYGDTVDEQYYFKLNQSLKAIGEYDEAAQVFFDYYTKEGNTALLQQLKEESIYLENVKAIGDRFAIVNSNLNTTTSEFGAMHVGDAIWYTAAHKKSASKTYRWNNQQYLDIYTHPIDQEQLGDSISVSLSNTINTKLHEGSFTVSPNGNNMYFTRNNYNHGKRKTDDQKVSNLKIYSASLVDGEWKNITELSFNSDEYSNEHPALNADGTKLYFSSDRPGGFGSFDIYETSLQTDNTFSTPVNLGSVINTDKKEQFPFISSDNSLYFSSNGHPGFGLLDVFVSKNKNGTFQHPDNLGLPVNSGYDDFSYVLNTDNASGYFASNRPSGKGSDDIYSFSVTKELSIEDCEQFITGIITDRTTTLPLAFAKVTLLNAENEVISTCITKENGAFDFDIVCEASYEVKAEKDGYEGNAKNIRSTKERNTEHDASMDLYSILEKQKTAALALQEKQKAEKLRTEQIAAKKLEAAKKAALLAEKQGIEEAARLTQQRIAEKAKAEKALAKKIEDAIQTENALVKDADRTVIQTEEIHFDYSLWYLRRESRERLQTVIDIMKKNPGMIIEIGTHTDIRGNKGYNKDLSQKRADSAKDFLIKNGIESGRVVSKGYGESKPIVVCATEEACSEEDHEWNRRCEFVVIGWDYIDNSPTKN from the coding sequence ATGAAAAACTTACATATTTATATCATCCTATTTTTAGGAATTTTTCAATCTGTCTGGTCACAAGACTTAATACGTGCCAACGACCTATTTGAAAAGAAATATTATGCAGATGCCATTGCTTTGTATGAAGCGGCATTACCTAGCAACAAAAGCAGTCTGGTCGTAAAAAACTTGGCAGATAGCTATTACCATACTTTTGATCTAAATGCTTCGGCACGTTGGTATCGCTACCTTATTTCTAATTATGGCGATACGGTAGATGAGCAATATTATTTTAAGCTAAACCAGTCTTTAAAAGCCATTGGTGAATATGATGAAGCCGCACAGGTATTTTTTGATTATTACACCAAAGAAGGTAATACGGCGCTATTGCAACAATTGAAAGAAGAAAGTATATACCTAGAAAATGTAAAAGCAATTGGTGATCGTTTCGCAATTGTTAACAGTAACCTGAACACGACTACATCAGAATTTGGGGCAATGCACGTTGGTGATGCCATTTGGTACACTGCAGCACATAAAAAATCAGCTTCGAAAACATACCGGTGGAACAATCAGCAGTATCTAGATATTTACACACACCCAATAGATCAAGAACAACTGGGCGATAGTATTAGCGTTAGCTTATCGAATACTATTAATACAAAACTGCACGAAGGCTCTTTTACGGTTTCACCCAACGGAAACAACATGTACTTTACCCGTAACAACTATAACCATGGTAAGCGTAAAACCGATGATCAAAAGGTATCTAATTTAAAAATTTACAGCGCTAGTTTAGTTGATGGCGAATGGAAGAATATTACCGAGCTCTCATTCAATAGCGATGAGTATTCTAATGAGCACCCCGCTTTAAATGCCGATGGTACAAAATTATATTTTTCTTCGGATAGACCTGGCGGATTCGGTTCTTTTGACATTTATGAAACAAGCTTACAAACTGATAATACGTTTAGCACTCCTGTTAATTTAGGTAGTGTAATTAATACAGACAAGAAGGAGCAATTCCCTTTTATATCTTCGGATAATTCTCTTTATTTTTCATCGAACGGACACCCAGGCTTCGGACTTTTAGATGTCTTTGTTTCTAAAAATAAGAATGGCACTTTTCAGCATCCAGATAATTTAGGGTTACCTGTAAACAGTGGTTATGATGATTTCTCGTATGTATTAAATACTGATAATGCATCGGGTTATTTTGCAAGTAACAGACCATCTGGCAAGGGAAGTGATGATATCTATAGTTTTAGCGTAACCAAAGAGTTATCAATTGAAGATTGTGAACAATTTATTACCGGTATTATAACAGATCGTACCACTACCCTACCATTAGCCTTTGCAAAAGTGACATTACTAAATGCAGAAAACGAGGTAATATCAACATGCATTACCAAAGAAAATGGCGCGTTTGATTTTGACATTGTCTGTGAAGCATCCTACGAAGTAAAAGCAGAAAAAGACGGTTATGAAGGTAATGCCAAGAACATCCGCAGTACAAAAGAAAGAAATACCGAACATGATGCTTCTATGGACCTATATTCCATCCTAGAAAAACAAAAAACAGCAGCACTTGCATTACAAGAAAAGCAAAAAGCCGAAAAGCTACGTACAGAACAGATAGCTGCTAAAAAGTTAGAGGCAGCTAAAAAAGCGGCACTGTTAGCAGAAAAACAAGGTATTGAAGAAGCAGCACGTTTAACTCAACAGCGCATAGCTGAAAAAGCAAAGGCAGAAAAAGCATTGGCAAAGAAAATAGAAGATGCCATACAGACAGAAAATGCACTTGTAAAAGATGCAGATCGCACCGTTATACAGACCGAAGAAATACATTTCGACTATAGCCTTTGGTACCTAAGAAGAGAGTCGCGCGAACGATTGCAGACCGTAATCGATATCATGAAAAAGAACCCAGGTATGATTATAGAAATTGGCACACATACAGATATTCGCGGTAATAAAGGGTATAACAAAGACCTATCTCAAAAACGTGCAGATTCTGCCAAAGACTTCTTAATTAAAAACGGAATTGAATCTGGCAGAGTGGTTTCAAAAGGATACGGAGAGTCAAAACCAATTGTAGTTTGTGCAACAGAAGAAGCCTGTTCAGAAGAAGACCATGAGTGGAACCGACGTTGCGAATTTGTAGTTATTGGGTGGGATTATATTGACAATTCACCTACCAAAAACTAA
- a CDS encoding STM3941 family protein, whose protein sequence is MKKDSIKYKKDANTRIKSIVLSSVFGVISLYILLNAEKHTLYSLFPAFFLIISIWGLYDSIFRSNSIIINRSGINIRTNGMGIVEWKFIDDFSKGKLSRGNCLIVELNNIDLFLNTKSYPIRNLMNTNTKKFGSPIVIPEAEFGKSIEEVINEIKEYQKLI, encoded by the coding sequence ATGAAAAAAGATTCTATTAAATATAAAAAAGATGCTAATACAAGGATAAAGTCTATTGTTCTATCTTCTGTTTTTGGTGTTATTTCGTTATATATTCTCCTAAATGCTGAAAAGCACACTTTATATTCTTTATTTCCTGCTTTCTTTTTAATAATTTCTATATGGGGATTGTATGATTCTATATTTCGTTCTAATTCTATCATTATAAATAGAAGTGGAATTAATATAAGAACTAATGGAATGGGAATAGTTGAATGGAAGTTTATTGATGACTTCTCTAAAGGAAAATTATCAAGAGGAAATTGTTTAATTGTAGAGTTAAATAATATTGATTTATTTCTCAACACAAAGAGTTATCCCATACGAAACCTTATGAATACAAATACTAAAAAATTTGGAAGTCCAATCGTAATTCCTGAAGCGGAATTTGGAAAATCAATTGAAGAAGTGATTAATGAAATTAAAGAATATCAAAAGTTAATATAA
- a CDS encoding PorP/SprF family type IX secretion system membrane protein, whose translation MHKKITNTTWGICIVMLLFFLKTQAQQDPQYTQYMYNMNVVNPAYTTNEPGMLNFGTLYRTQWENAVGAPKTLTFFAHTPLSEKIEMGASIISDDIGDGSLKENNIYVDFAYILKLDEQSNLSLGLKGGITTFETNFNGFRLPEVQDDPAFNENMNNTFPNVGIGAFYNRDKFYAGLSIPNLLTSKHLENRDGLNRIGSEAIHLFGMAGYVFDINPNLKLKPSVLTKMVSGAPITADVSFNALFNNRFEGGISYRLDDSVNAMFNIAVIPSVRIGYAYDYTLSNLGAFNNGSHEIFVLFNLDLWGLKKGYDKSPRFY comes from the coding sequence ATGCACAAGAAAATAACAAACACCACTTGGGGCATCTGCATAGTTATGCTTTTGTTCTTTTTAAAAACACAGGCACAGCAAGACCCGCAGTATACACAGTATATGTATAACATGAATGTGGTCAACCCTGCTTACACGACCAATGAACCTGGCATGCTTAATTTTGGTACGCTATACAGAACCCAATGGGAAAATGCCGTGGGTGCACCAAAAACGCTGACCTTTTTTGCCCATACTCCATTATCAGAAAAAATTGAAATGGGGGCATCTATTATATCAGATGATATTGGTGATGGTTCTTTGAAAGAAAACAACATTTATGTCGATTTCGCCTATATACTTAAGCTAGATGAACAAAGTAATTTGAGTTTAGGTCTAAAAGGAGGTATCACCACGTTCGAGACCAATTTTAACGGATTCAGACTACCAGAGGTTCAAGATGACCCTGCTTTTAATGAGAATATGAATAACACCTTCCCAAATGTGGGTATTGGTGCATTTTATAATCGCGATAAATTTTACGCAGGTTTGTCCATTCCAAATTTATTGACCTCTAAACATTTAGAAAATAGAGATGGTCTAAACCGTATTGGCTCAGAAGCTATTCACCTTTTTGGTATGGCAGGTTACGTATTTGACATTAATCCGAATCTGAAACTAAAGCCATCTGTATTAACCAAAATGGTATCGGGTGCACCGATTACTGCAGATGTATCTTTCAACGCCTTATTCAATAATCGTTTTGAAGGTGGTATATCGTATAGGTTAGATGATTCTGTAAATGCCATGTTCAATATTGCGGTTATACCTTCTGTACGAATAGGCTATGCTTATGATTACACCTTGTCTAATTTAGGCGCATTCAATAATGGATCACATGAAATTTTCGTGCTGTTCAACCTAGACCTTTGGGGACTCAAAAAAGGCTATGATAAATCTCCTAGATTCTACTAA
- a CDS encoding gliding motility-associated C-terminal domain-containing protein, translated as MNKLNFRFFALVLFFLGLSNLAEAQCAGNDASIEICEKDSDVANRNFALFPRLGGSPTAGGTWSTTNPENFYALNQSTGIVDLWRINNYGTHSFVYTNTDCNETATVNINLGGYPGEDNIDGSANACGDDNSVNLHGFLGSNVDGKVQDFNGLWEEDPSTITGFLEENIFNAQAAGTGIYIFTYTVPDVNTCAGRTATVVLEVHPPPNPGRPTSVTFCANDDFSAYTNFDLNDQLLGEDPNGTWSEDATGQLSDLNDSIINIQELYDTFGYGTFSFVYTVFPTHPVCEKREVTVNIDILPVLDGDITAEDICIEEDYVVELEYDDTLLHNGAFLISYTINGSSGVASTSLIDGDGHFIVDPTLVPLNETVTLEVVGITSVSPIRDVCPTVIVPPTTFLVASSQADIEDICVQNDATVQITEILDTSGNFANGTFTTQYVLTRPDSSTETSDSFDLEFISGNATLTVPGSNFLVGGEYEIRPAILNTFPTNCPLADIFIVTPLPDAIQLDLIIDNNCDATQIDVLVDAPILPDGTYIITYDVTELGSNTVLTTNTINFTGGTAAYQIDVDALPIGNYTASVRSIQNDTTPCRLDFEFEESENFSRGGVPEAPVANANQTFCLSDFSEAPTLMDINVTAEGDILFYDTDTDTNILPISTVLIDGEEYFVTNSDPLTNCEGTTRVQITVNFSNPDAPTSDNSTPLFCAETNPTLSNINVNVSAGSSVSWFSALSGGTALDNATILVDGQTYFAATNNGGCTSTERLEITPTVITVAPTAISSDVLSVCGLDDPTVVALRTLENETENEVFWFITETGGTALTDDIPLVTDTTYYAENYNSVTGCSSATRVPVTVDFSNCDPKNYDFFIPDGFSPNADGRNDTFFIPNIETIFPNFTLEILNRYGTTLFKGDKTNPAWDGRNGSSTAPNGVYFYIINYNKGNSEPIQGRLYLNR; from the coding sequence TTTAGGTTCTTTGCCTTGGTGCTTTTTTTTCTCGGTTTATCAAACTTAGCCGAAGCACAATGTGCAGGTAATGATGCAAGTATTGAGATTTGCGAAAAAGACTCAGATGTTGCAAATCGCAATTTTGCCCTATTTCCAAGATTAGGTGGCTCCCCTACTGCAGGCGGCACCTGGTCTACCACAAACCCAGAAAATTTTTACGCATTAAACCAAAGCACTGGAATTGTAGATCTTTGGCGTATTAATAACTACGGTACACATTCATTTGTATACACCAATACTGATTGTAATGAAACTGCGACTGTAAATATTAACTTGGGTGGTTACCCAGGTGAAGATAATATAGATGGTAGTGCAAATGCCTGTGGAGATGACAATAGTGTAAATCTACATGGCTTTCTAGGCAGTAATGTAGATGGTAAAGTTCAAGATTTCAATGGTCTCTGGGAAGAAGACCCAAGTACTATTACCGGTTTCTTAGAAGAGAATATTTTTAATGCCCAAGCTGCAGGTACAGGTATATACATTTTCACTTATACCGTACCTGATGTAAACACTTGTGCAGGTAGAACAGCTACCGTAGTTCTAGAAGTACATCCACCACCAAACCCTGGTAGACCCACAAGTGTCACGTTTTGTGCCAACGATGATTTTTCAGCGTACACTAATTTTGACCTAAACGACCAACTATTAGGTGAAGATCCAAACGGAACATGGTCAGAAGATGCTACCGGTCAGTTGAGTGATTTAAATGATTCGATCATTAATATTCAAGAATTGTACGACACTTTCGGTTACGGTACCTTTTCATTTGTATATACTGTTTTCCCTACCCACCCTGTTTGCGAAAAAAGAGAGGTTACGGTCAACATCGATATTTTACCTGTTTTAGATGGAGACATTACTGCTGAAGATATTTGTATTGAAGAAGATTATGTGGTTGAACTAGAATATGATGATACGCTATTGCACAATGGCGCATTTTTAATTTCATACACAATTAACGGATCTTCTGGCGTGGCAAGTACATCTCTAATAGACGGAGACGGTCATTTTATTGTAGACCCAACATTAGTACCACTAAATGAAACGGTTACTCTTGAAGTAGTGGGTATTACTAGCGTTAGCCCTATAAGAGATGTTTGCCCAACAGTTATTGTACCACCAACCACCTTTTTGGTAGCCAGTTCACAGGCAGATATTGAAGATATTTGTGTGCAGAACGATGCCACCGTACAAATAACAGAAATACTTGACACCAGCGGTAATTTTGCCAACGGTACTTTTACTACCCAATATGTATTAACAAGACCAGATAGCAGTACAGAAACATCTGATTCATTTGATCTAGAATTTATTAGTGGTAATGCTACGCTTACTGTACCCGGAAGCAATTTTTTAGTAGGTGGAGAATATGAAATTAGACCTGCCATCTTAAATACATTTCCAACCAATTGTCCTCTAGCAGATATTTTTATCGTAACCCCGTTACCAGATGCTATTCAGCTAGATTTGATTATAGACAACAATTGCGATGCTACACAGATAGATGTGCTTGTTGATGCACCTATACTGCCAGATGGCACCTATATTATTACTTATGATGTTACAGAATTAGGTTCAAATACCGTGCTAACTACCAATACTATAAATTTCACAGGTGGTACTGCTGCATATCAAATAGATGTAGATGCTTTACCTATTGGTAATTATACCGCTAGTGTACGAAGCATTCAAAATGATACTACACCCTGCCGATTAGATTTTGAGTTTGAAGAGAGCGAAAATTTCTCAAGAGGCGGAGTGCCAGAAGCTCCCGTAGCCAATGCCAACCAAACTTTTTGTTTGAGTGATTTTAGTGAAGCACCAACATTGATGGATATTAATGTTACCGCAGAAGGCGATATCTTATTTTACGATACTGATACAGACACTAATATTCTACCGATTTCTACTGTTCTGATAGACGGTGAAGAGTATTTTGTAACCAATAGCGACCCACTTACTAATTGTGAGGGAACCACACGTGTTCAAATAACGGTCAATTTTAGTAACCCTGATGCGCCTACGAGTGATAATAGTACTCCGTTATTCTGTGCAGAAACGAATCCGACGTTGTCGAATATTAATGTAAATGTAAGTGCAGGCAGTTCGGTTTCATGGTTTAGTGCGCTCTCTGGCGGTACTGCTTTAGACAATGCTACAATTCTAGTAGATGGTCAAACTTATTTTGCCGCTACCAACAATGGAGGTTGTACAAGCACTGAACGATTAGAAATTACGCCGACCGTAATAACCGTAGCACCAACAGCCATTTCTTCAGATGTATTATCTGTTTGTGGTTTAGATGATCCTACGGTTGTAGCATTACGGACTTTAGAAAACGAAACAGAAAATGAAGTATTCTGGTTTATAACAGAAACTGGCGGTACGGCACTTACAGACGATATCCCTTTAGTAACAGATACTACGTACTATGCTGAAAATTATAATTCCGTTACCGGATGTTCTTCTGCAACGCGTGTTCCTGTAACTGTAGATTTCAGCAACTGTGATCCTAAAAATTATGACTTTTTCATACCCGACGGATTTTCACCAAATGCAGATGGTAGAAACGATACATTTTTCATTCCTAATATAGAAACCATATTCCCAAATTTCACTTTAGAGATTTTGAACCGATACGGCACAACGTTATTTAAAGGTGACAAAACTAATCCCGCTTGGGATGGTCGAAATGGATCATCTACGGCGCCAAACGGAGTCTATTTCTACATCATCAATTATAATAAAGGCAATTCAGAACCTATTCAAGGTCGTTTATACTTAAACAGATAA
- a CDS encoding cupin domain-containing protein, with the protein MNLNLSTIPSKEIMPGLHGKLVHSENMSMAFWDVEKGATVPEHSHMNEQIMHVMEGDFEFTLDGTTKVYGPGDIVIIAPHLKHSGIALTACKLLDVFSPTREEYR; encoded by the coding sequence ATGAACTTGAATCTATCTACCATACCCTCAAAAGAAATTATGCCCGGTTTACATGGCAAATTGGTACATTCTGAAAACATGAGTATGGCATTTTGGGATGTAGAAAAAGGTGCCACAGTACCTGAACATTCTCACATGAACGAGCAGATTATGCATGTTATGGAAGGTGATTTTGAATTCACTTTAGATGGAACCACAAAAGTGTACGGACCAGGTGATATTGTAATAATTGCACCGCATCTAAAACATAGTGGTATTGCCTTGACCGCTTGTAAATTGTTAGATGTATTTAGTCCTACACGAGAAGAGTATCGTTAG
- a CDS encoding SDR family oxidoreductase: MNISLKNKKALVGGSSGGIGKAIAQQLAASGASVTLMSHSEEKLHNIVNELPTNQGQQHQYLAVDFNNFKDYKSVISNFFEKNTVDILINNTQGPSAGSALEKKVDDYQEAFDLLFKTVVYTTELALQSMMQKNWGRVINVASVSVKEPLSYLALSNSIRAAVVTWAKTLATDVGKHNITVNSILTGYFDTDRITQLNAKKAEQLGVEQSQVRKDMESRVALKRIGNPEEYGFLAAFLASDNAAYITGTNIPIDGGLLKSL; encoded by the coding sequence ATGAACATATCGTTAAAAAATAAAAAAGCATTAGTTGGTGGTAGTAGTGGTGGTATTGGTAAAGCCATAGCACAACAATTAGCGGCAAGTGGCGCTAGTGTAACCCTAATGTCGCACAGTGAAGAGAAGTTACATAACATAGTAAATGAATTGCCTACAAACCAAGGACAGCAGCACCAATATCTTGCAGTAGATTTCAATAATTTTAAGGATTACAAAAGCGTAATTAGCAATTTTTTCGAAAAAAATACAGTAGACATTTTGATAAATAATACACAAGGGCCATCTGCTGGTAGTGCATTGGAAAAAAAAGTAGATGATTACCAAGAAGCTTTTGATCTCTTGTTTAAAACCGTGGTCTATACAACAGAATTGGCACTACAGTCTATGATGCAAAAGAATTGGGGTAGAGTTATAAATGTTGCCTCAGTTTCAGTGAAAGAACCACTATCGTACTTAGCGCTCTCAAATTCTATTAGGGCTGCCGTAGTAACGTGGGCAAAAACTTTGGCTACAGATGTTGGCAAACACAACATTACAGTAAATAGCATACTCACCGGTTATTTTGATACGGACCGTATTACGCAACTTAATGCAAAAAAAGCAGAGCAATTAGGTGTAGAACAAAGCCAAGTACGAAAAGATATGGAATCTAGAGTGGCATTGAAACGTATAGGTAACCCAGAAGAATATGGTTTTTTAGCAGCCTTCTTGGCATCTGATAATGCAGCTTATATAACTGGAACAAATATTCCTATTGATGGCGGACTTCTAAAATCTCTTTAG
- a CDS encoding DUF2695 domain-containing protein, producing MTILTEKQVTELCVFIEKRIEKNGCDHSLRNTFEWAENNGIDKDDLIDILESNGGFCDCEVTYNLPEDCDLEIEPENKELDSKNPFKTSLLYKQSENKIYTKALFSDSEYSHNNYTKDRELLIPAPYGFKPKKRVRKSMHFFNGTETELPTEIGVVKEIEPINGRDFAKMVRDLKLKSLAKFSERDADYYLSRIEKVDIGKPMGMHFMEKTGIGGTKIELRIHKVIFRK from the coding sequence ATGACCATTCTTACCGAAAAACAAGTGACAGAATTGTGCGTTTTCATTGAGAAACGGATTGAAAAGAATGGATGCGACCACTCATTGAGAAATACATTTGAATGGGCTGAAAACAATGGAATTGACAAAGATGACTTGATTGATATTCTGGAATCGAACGGTGGATTTTGTGATTGCGAAGTAACATACAATTTACCTGAAGATTGCGATTTAGAAATTGAACCTGAAAACAAAGAATTAGATTCAAAAAATCCATTTAAAACCTCATTACTTTATAAGCAATCTGAGAATAAAATTTACACTAAAGCACTTTTCTCCGATTCTGAATATTCACATAACAATTACACAAAAGATAGAGAATTGTTAATTCCTGCTCCTTATGGTTTTAAACCAAAAAAACGAGTTAGAAAAAGTATGCATTTCTTTAATGGAACAGAAACGGAATTGCCAACTGAAATTGGAGTCGTTAAAGAAATCGAGCCAATTAATGGAAGGGATTTTGCCAAAATGGTTCGAGATTTAAAATTAAAATCACTAGCAAAATTTTCTGAAAGAGACGCAGATTATTACTTATCGAGAATAGAGAAAGTGGATATTGGAAAACCGATGGGAATGCACTTTATGGAAAAGACTGGAATCGGTGGGACAAAAATTGAGTTAAGGATTCACAAAGTAATATTCCGGAAATAA